In a single window of the Callithrix jacchus isolate 240 chromosome 1, calJac240_pri, whole genome shotgun sequence genome:
- the LOC100411283 gene encoding melanoma-associated antigen B6B-like, with the protein MPRGHKSKHHACDKRRETHGQPQGLTGPQTTAEKQEEPHSSTISSPDYWGAHPKPSDASVPQESQGASTTGSLDTGVSCSKFDVAAKGQDEKNASTSPNASVLQGSQGVSSTGSLDAGVSCSKSDMAGLSQDEESAIASQRAAFFKTTDRDPLNRKAKVLVQFLQEKFEKKEIILKADMLKRINRKYKVYFPEILKKTSDHLAVVFGVELKEMDSSGESYTLVSKLGLSGEGILSGVNGLAKSGILMSLLSFIFMRGNCATEKEVWDFLSVLGIYDGIMHSIYGEPRKIITEDLVQDKYLEYRQVCNSDPPCYEFLWGPRAHAETSKMRVLRALASINNTVPGSYPHLYEEALIDEVQRALRLRA; encoded by the coding sequence ATGCCTCGGGGTCACAAGAGTAAGCACCATGCCTGTGACAAACGCCGAGAGACCCATGGTCAGCCTCAGGGTCTCACAGGTCCCCAGACCACTGCAGAAAAGCAAGAAGAGCCCCACTCTTCCACTATCTCTTCTCCTGATTATTGGGGTGCTCATCCTAAGccttctgatgcctctgttcctCAGGAGTCTCAGGGAGCTTCAACCACTGGCTCTCTTGATACAGGTGTTTCATGCTCAAAATTTGATGTGGCTGCCAAGGGTcaagatgagaaaaatgcaagCACCTCCCCTAATGCCTCTGTTCTTCAGGGGTCTCAGGGAGTTTCATCCACTGGCTCTCTTGATGCGGGCGTTTCATGCTCGAAATCTGATATGGCTGGCTTGAGTCAAGATGAGGAAAGTGCAATCgcctcccagagagctgccttCTTTAAGACCACAGATCGAGATCCTCTAAACAGAAAGGCGAAAGTGCTGGTGCAATTCCTACAGGAGAAGTTTGAGAAgaaagagatcattttgaagGCAGACATGCTTAAGCGTATTAACAGAAAGTACAAGGTGTACTTCCCTGAGATCCTCAAGAAAACCTCCGACCATTTGGCGGTGGTTTTTGGCGTTGAATTGAAAGAAATGGATTCCAGCGGCGAATCCTACACCCTTGTCAGCAAGCTGGGCCTCTCCGGTGAAGGAATTCTGAGTGGTGTTAATGGGCTGGCGAAGTCGGGTATCCTGATGTCTCTCCTGAGTTTCATTTTCATGAGAGGGAACTGTGCCACTGAAAAGGAGGTCTGGGACTTCCTGAGTGTTTTGGGGATCTATGACGGAATCATGCACTCAATCTATGGGGAGCCCCGGAAGATCATTACGGAAGATTTGGTGCAAGATAAGTACCTGGAGTACCGGCAGGTGTGCAACAGTGATCCTCCATGCTATGAGTTCCTGTGGGGTCCACGAGCCCATGCTGAAACCAGCAAGATGAGAGTCCTGAGAGCTTTGGCCAGTATCAATAATACTGTCCCTGGTTCCTACCCACATCTGTATGAAGAGGCTTTGATAGATGAGGTACAGAGAGCATTGAGACTGAGAGCTTAA